AAGTGCGAAAAAATCCATAACTCCTCCCTCCCCAAACATGGAAagatctcaggaaaaaaaggaaaagaagaagccTGGAGTTTTGATAGAAGTCTCACCCTTTTGTGACATATTTATCCTTTGCCAGGGATCATGGAACACAGGAATAACATGGGCAACAAGAGCAGGGGGGATCTGAAAGAGGCTTCCTTACATTCAGCACCATACAAGGCACACTCAGTTTGCAACGAGTTGGAAGATCAAGGACTCAAACAGACGTCAAAAATAATCCTCCTTACAATCCACCGAGGGAGTCCTTGATCTTGTCTTTTGAGCTgcatttggttttgtgggttgttggggtttttttttcctctccttttttctctcttttctctcccaCACAAGATCGAGTCTCTACCAATCCGAAgcgaaataaaacaaacaaacaaaaagtctacACCAAATACACTGACAACATGGATACCATGAACTAGTCGTGCCGAATCGCAAGAGTCCTCGGCTGGCAGGGGGGACAGGGTCGGGGCGGGGGTGGCTGAGAAGCCCTACGTTGGAATAGGAGAGGGTGAGGAACCAtccaaataatattaataataaaaataacaataaaataataataaatactgtCCAAGGCACTGAGAGCTGCAGTTGGGGCTCTGAATTtgagaagatggatggatggatggatgggggggTGACAGAGGGGAGGCGGGTGTTCTGGCTGCCAGTGTGTGTGGTGGGGGGGCTGCGGAGGGTGGGATGTATGTGTGCCCCTCACTGAGTGCCGGCGGCTGCGGCGCAGGTGGacagagcccacccgggcaggCAGTAGTAGGGGTAGTAGTAGGAGGGCTGGAGGGAGAGCAGCGAGGGCGGCCGCAGCACCTCGCCGGGGTGGTACTGTCTCTGGTCGTCGCGTACCAGCACTTTGACGGCCACTTTCTTAgctgcgggggcggcggccaGCAGGTCGGCAGCCATCTGCCGCCGCTTGGTCTTGTAGCGCCGGTTCTGGAACCATATCTTCACCTGCGTCTCGGTGAGCTTCAGGGAGGCAGCCAGGTCGGCCCGCTCGGGCCCCGACAGGTATCGCTGGTGGTTGAAGCGCCGCTCCAGCTCGAAGACCTGTGCGTGGGAAAAGGCTGCGCGGGAGCGCTTCTTCCTCGGCTTCGGCgccgccacctcctcctcccccggcagcagcttcCCGCACTTGCccgctccatcctcctcctccggaGGGCTG
This genomic stretch from Patagioenas fasciata isolate bPatFas1 chromosome 4, bPatFas1.hap1, whole genome shotgun sequence harbors:
- the NKX3-2 gene encoding homeobox protein Nkx-3.2, whose amino-acid sequence is MAVRGGNALTPFSIQAILNKKEERARHAAGRPPPPGAAGGWRLCGAAEGPPLPTSATAARAPAPRTPAGWDSDSALSEDPEGERRSEEEGAGGSARPAETTGGGRPPAAAEEVQPPEAAERDAAGLSDSEISAAVSDRSPPEEEDGAGKCGKLLPGEEEVAAPKPRKKRSRAAFSHAQVFELERRFNHQRYLSGPERADLAASLKLTETQVKIWFQNRRYKTKRRQMAADLLAAAPAAKKVAVKVLVRDDQRQYHPGEVLRPPSLLSLQPSYYYPYYCLPGWALSTCAAAAGTQ